The Bacteroidales bacterium region GGATACGAGGATTATTTCTACAGCGGAGATTACTGTTTTGTCGAGTGGCCAGAACTCATCGAGCCCTTGTTGCCCGAAGATACTGTGAATGTTCAAATTACAGTGAATGAG contains the following coding sequences:
- a CDS encoding tRNA (adenosine(37)-N6)-threonylcarbamoyltransferase complex ATPase subunit type 1 TsaE — protein: GYEDYFYSGDYCFVEWPELIEPLLPEDTVNVQITVNESDGSRLFSF